The Chitinophaga pinensis DSM 2588 region TAACAACACCACCCCAGGAATGTCCTACCAGTATCACCTTTCCTTTTGCTTCTGCGATAGCCCGTTCTACAAATGCCACATCATCACTCAGGGAAGTCAACGGGTTCTGTACAGCAATAGTATGGTATCCTTCCTTCTGTAACGCCGGTATTACCTTGTTCCAGGAAGACCCATCAGCAAAGGCGCCATGCACAAGCACAATGGTTGGTTTATCATCTTCTTTGGCGGGCTTACGCTCCTCAGGAGTAGCTATAAAGGAGAACAATGATACAAGTACGAGCAGTGCGCCCGCTACGCTGGCCATCACGACCACAAAATCCTTTTTCATAATATAAAATTTAAAGTGATAATTAGGGATGACCAGATTGATCAGTCAAATTTGAAAAGAAGTAGCTAATTGGAGAAATAACCTGAGTAATAGCAACCCCTATAATTTTAATAGCTACTTTCTTTTCAATCATATTCATTTGTACTAAAAAGCAGTTAACAATCTATTTTGCACGGTGATGAAAAAAAAGACGACTCTTCTCTCAGGCAATGATATTCATCCGCCAATATCTTGTACTCCCTTCCTGGAGTACCTGTCAAAAGATATTGTGCTTGACGATGCAACAAAAAAACTGGTAGAAGAAAACTGTAGATTAGTGAAATATGGAGAAGGAAAGAGACTGCTGGAAACTGGTCATATCTGTCAATATATCTACTTTATCATTGAAGGAAAATGTGTTTCCTACTTTACCGATTTTAAAGGAAAAACAATTACCTGGTTTTTTCACTTCAACAGTGCGGAAAGCAGTGCAAAGAACGTTTTTGCCGTAGACTACAGAAGTTTTCTTTCCCGCGAACCATCTACGCTCACCATTGATACCCTGGTTCCTATAACTGCGATTCGATTTTCTGCAGACGCATTAGAAACGCTGATTAGCGAATCACCCGCTATTGAACGCTGGCTACGTCTGCTGACAGAAAAGGCTTTCATACAGGTCTATGACCGTATTAACACCTTACTTACTTTGCCTGCGCCTGATCGTTACAAGAAATTTCTTCAGGAAGAACCTTACCTGTTAAATATGTTTTCGAATTACCTGGTCGCCACTTATCTGAATGTAACACCGCAATCATTCAGCCGTATCAGAAAGCGACTCAGCCGTGATTAAGACGGTTAACACTATTTATTACCCTAGGGTAATAACGATTTAGTTTTCATTACAGAATTTTGCATCTCAATTAAAAAAATGAAAAACCACCTTTAATATCAAAACAACAAGATGATGTATTTAAAAAAACCGTTCGCATTAGTCGCATCCATATTATCGCTGATGCTGCTTGCTAACTGTTCCGTGCCAGCACAAAAAGACGATAAGGCCAGATACCTTATTACAGACACAACGACCCTGCAGACAGGAGGCGTTAAGATGATACCCATAAAGACACCTAAAGGCGTTTTCAACGTGTGGACAAAGCGCATTGGCAATAATCCCAAAGTGAAGGTGCTGCTGTTAGCCGGGGGACCAGGCTTCCCTCACGACTACCTGGAAGCGTTTGAAAGTTACTTCCCCGGAGAAGGAATAGAATTTTATTACTACGATGAACTTGGTAATGGTAACAGTGATAAACCAGGTGACAGCAGCCGTTACAACGTAGCAAGCGCTGTGGATGAAGTGGAGCAGGTACGCCAGGCATTAAAACTTGACAGCTCCAATTTTTACCTGTTCGGACACTCCTGGGGAGGCGCACTGGGTATGGAATATGCAATCAAATACCAGAACAACCTGAAGGCCCTGATCGTCTCTAACATGGTAGCAAGCGGCAAAGAATTCAACCGCTATGTCCAGCAGGTACTGGTAAAACAGTTGCCACCCGCCATACTGGACACTATAAATGATTTGTCAGCCAGGAACGATTATAGCAACCCCAAATATTCCGAACTTGTAACCAGGCATTTCTATGCCCGCTTTATTTGCCGGCTGCCATTGGACCAATGGCCAGAACCACTTAACAGAGCGTTTAGTAAAGTGAATACCCCTTATTATCTGACATTACAAGGACCTAGTGAACTTGGCATCATTGGCAGTTTACAAACCTGGGATATAAGCGCCAGGTTGAAAGAAATTGCCGTACCTGCATTATTTATCGGCGCCGGATATGATGAAATGGACCCTGAACATATTAAATGGATGAGCCAGCAGGTACCCCATGGGCAGTTTTTGTACTGCGCCAATGGCAGTCACCTGAGTATGTACGACCAGCAACCATTTTATATGAACGGGATCATACGATTCATAAAAGAGGTAAATAATAGCTCGGCAAACTAAAAAAATAACCATGTCACAACGAGAAGCCTGAACCGGGCTCCAGTATAAAAACAGAAAGCCTTCAGACTATTCGTACTGAAGGCTTTCTGTTAAGCGTGATTACTTTCTAAAATTTCTCTACTACAGCCACTCCCGCAATGATCAACAGCATACCGAGGCCCCGCCAGATATTAACAGGATGCTGCTCCGCAACCAGGATATTAAAGTGATCAAGTAATACTGAAATGATCACCTGGCCGGCTACAATAAGTCCAAAGGTAAGTGCCATGCCTAACCTTGGCAGCGCCATCATACTTGCTGTAATGAACACAGCACCAATTAAACCACCACCTAACACAGCCTTAATATCACTTCCCTTTAGCAGTTGCCAGGAAAATGTTTCTTTTGTAAAGGGAACATAAACGGCCATCGCGAGCGCTCCAACGATAAAACAGATCATGGAAGCATAAATGGGACTACTTATTGATCTAGACAGTTTTGCATTAAGTCCTCCCTGTAAAGGCAATATCGCACCGCATAAAAAGACCACAAAAAGCCAGGCTATTTTCATAAAATATATTTTCGTGAATAAAACAATTGGTGCTTCGTTTATATCGAAACACCTTTTTTGAAATCGGTAAAGTTTATGCCGGAGCAGTTCTTAAAATACTTGCTAAAATGAGCAGGGTCCCAAAATCCCAGATCATACGCTGTCTCTTTCAGACTGAAGCCATCGTGAAGCACTCTTCTTTTCGCTTCGAGAACAATACGCTGTTGAATATGATGGCTGGCTGTGCGTCCCGACATCTCCTTCACGACACCATTCAGGTAGCCGGGGGATACCGCCAGGATTTCCGCATACTCTTTTACCATCTTTTTGGAAGCGTAGTACTTTTCGACTTGTGTAAAAAACAGCTTGACCAGGTGATTTTTCCGGGACCAGTAAATGTCCTGGATATCCTGGATGTTCTGCTTTATCTGCCGGCATAAATAGATCATAAATATCTTCAGGTAGCCCTTCAGGATGTCTGAGCGCAGATCCAGCGTATTATTATACTCCTGTATCATTTTGTCAGCGAAGGATTCCATTGCGACAATTGAGTCGCCCCATATATAGATGATAGGTATGGAGTTGAACTGATTGAAAAATGAAGTGCGAAATAATCCTGCTACTCTGATATCAGTTAACTCAATATACTCTTTAGCAAAAGAGATGGCATACCCTTTTGCAGCTTCATCAATCTCCATTGTGAATACCTGTCCG contains the following coding sequences:
- a CDS encoding Crp/Fnr family transcriptional regulator is translated as MKKKTTLLSGNDIHPPISCTPFLEYLSKDIVLDDATKKLVEENCRLVKYGEGKRLLETGHICQYIYFIIEGKCVSYFTDFKGKTITWFFHFNSAESSAKNVFAVDYRSFLSREPSTLTIDTLVPITAIRFSADALETLISESPAIERWLRLLTEKAFIQVYDRINTLLTLPAPDRYKKFLQEEPYLLNMFSNYLVATYLNVTPQSFSRIRKRLSRD
- a CDS encoding proline iminopeptidase-family hydrolase translates to MMYLKKPFALVASILSLMLLANCSVPAQKDDKARYLITDTTTLQTGGVKMIPIKTPKGVFNVWTKRIGNNPKVKVLLLAGGPGFPHDYLEAFESYFPGEGIEFYYYDELGNGNSDKPGDSSRYNVASAVDEVEQVRQALKLDSSNFYLFGHSWGGALGMEYAIKYQNNLKALIVSNMVASGKEFNRYVQQVLVKQLPPAILDTINDLSARNDYSNPKYSELVTRHFYARFICRLPLDQWPEPLNRAFSKVNTPYYLTLQGPSELGIIGSLQTWDISARLKEIAVPALFIGAGYDEMDPEHIKWMSQQVPHGQFLYCANGSHLSMYDQQPFYMNGIIRFIKEVNNSSAN
- a CDS encoding DMT family transporter, encoding MKIAWLFVVFLCGAILPLQGGLNAKLSRSISSPIYASMICFIVGALAMAVYVPFTKETFSWQLLKGSDIKAVLGGGLIGAVFITASMMALPRLGMALTFGLIVAGQVIISVLLDHFNILVAEQHPVNIWRGLGMLLIIAGVAVVEKF
- a CDS encoding helix-turn-helix domain-containing protein, whose protein sequence is MKISRVLKQDTPVAEPAAFQIYSIQSLQAGIKKGETPFFCVDMFLMIWILEGSVKIGVDTDAFHVSENVFFYVTPGQVFTMEIDEAAKGYAISFAKEYIELTDIRVAGLFRTSFFNQFNSIPIIYIWGDSIVAMESFADKMIQEYNNTLDLRSDILKGYLKIFMIYLCRQIKQNIQDIQDIYWSRKNHLVKLFFTQVEKYYASKKMVKEYAEILAVSPGYLNGVVKEMSGRTASHHIQQRIVLEAKRRVLHDGFSLKETAYDLGFWDPAHFSKYFKNCSGINFTDFKKGVSI